A genomic region of Gemmatimonadales bacterium contains the following coding sequences:
- a CDS encoding GNAT family N-acetyltransferase, translating to MSLIVERAATEALPESTRAAILSLCKNAYGEDLTGYLKDIGPGIHLLGWDGPDLVSHLMWIERRLDPGNLPPLRAAYVELVATHPDHQRRGHATALMQQLAEAIDSYDLGALSPAETSLYERLGWERWQGPLLVKGPSGIETAPNEAVMILRLPLTPSALDLKASLAVSWRPGEIW from the coding sequence ATGTCGCTGATCGTCGAACGCGCCGCCACCGAGGCCCTGCCGGAGAGCACCCGAGCCGCCATCCTGTCACTGTGCAAGAACGCCTACGGGGAAGACCTGACCGGATACCTCAAGGACATTGGTCCGGGCATCCACCTCCTCGGCTGGGATGGGCCCGACCTGGTCTCGCACCTGATGTGGATCGAGCGCCGGCTCGACCCTGGCAACCTGCCGCCGCTCAGAGCGGCCTATGTCGAGCTGGTCGCCACACATCCTGACCACCAGCGGCGTGGCCACGCTACGGCCCTGATGCAGCAGCTGGCCGAGGCAATCGACTCCTATGATCTCGGCGCACTTTCCCCCGCCGAAACCTCTCTGTACGAGCGCTTGGGGTGGGAACGCTGGCAGGGACCGTTGCTGGTAAAGGGCCCATCGGGAATCGAAACGGCTCCGAATGAAGCCGTCATGATCCTCCGCCTTCCGCTGACCCCCTCGGCACTCGACCTGAAAGCCTCCCTCGCGGTCAGTTGGCGCCCCGGCGAAATCTGGTAA
- a CDS encoding MarR family transcriptional regulator — translation MEAEQIRQVRLFQRIVSQRTGALHDRFLGRDRPMGASRVLYEIGSSGADLRDLCTRLDLDSGYLTRLIHDLVSEGLASVETSPDDERVRHASLTAAGRAEVEEMNRRADQLTVSLLENLDPAERQRLLDAMAVVCRLLQISGLRIERVEPDSPEARWCIEQYFEELRRRFEGGFDPSLVLPTDEADLRPPRGVVMVASIDGAWVACASLKTLTPGVGYLKRMWVDGSLRGMGIGRRLLAAMESEARQLGMTTLRLETNRALVEAIRMYRHLGYDEVPPFNAEPYAHHWFEKHLT, via the coding sequence ATGGAGGCTGAACAGATTCGTCAGGTCCGCTTGTTCCAACGGATCGTCTCGCAGCGAACCGGTGCCCTGCATGATCGCTTTCTGGGGCGCGACCGGCCGATGGGGGCGTCACGAGTCCTTTATGAGATCGGCTCGTCAGGTGCGGACCTGCGCGACCTCTGCACCCGCCTCGACCTCGATTCCGGCTACCTGACCCGGCTGATCCATGACCTGGTTTCCGAGGGTCTCGCCTCGGTTGAGACCTCACCCGACGACGAGCGGGTCCGACACGCCAGCCTGACCGCAGCGGGACGGGCTGAGGTCGAGGAGATGAACCGTCGCGCGGATCAACTCACCGTCTCTCTGCTCGAGAACCTCGATCCGGCGGAGCGACAGCGCCTGTTGGATGCAATGGCGGTGGTCTGCCGCCTGCTCCAAATCAGTGGACTGCGGATCGAGCGGGTCGAACCGGACAGCCCCGAGGCTCGCTGGTGTATCGAGCAATACTTCGAAGAACTAAGGCGCCGGTTCGAGGGCGGCTTCGACCCTTCCCTCGTCCTCCCCACCGATGAGGCCGACTTGCGCCCCCCCCGGGGCGTGGTCATGGTCGCGAGCATCGACGGCGCCTGGGTCGCCTGTGCCTCGCTCAAGACGCTCACACCGGGCGTCGGCTATCTCAAGCGGATGTGGGTCGACGGATCACTGCGGGGTATGGGCATCGGCCGCCGCCTGCTGGCGGCGATGGAATCTGAAGCGCGCCAGCTGGGCATGACGACGCTCCGCCTCGAAACCAACCGTGCCCTGGTCGAAGCGATCCGCATGTACCGGCACCTGGGCTACGACGAGGTACCACCGTTCAATGCAGAGCCCTACGCACACCATTGGTTCGAGAAACACTTGACCTGA
- a CDS encoding DinB family protein, whose protein sequence is MQFDLDQSIAVLERTPRVLRALLGELGDDWTRANEGPESWSPFDVVGHLIDSEETNWLPRIRVILDGAGDRRFPPFDRFRHLTRNQGRALPELLDRFVTLRAESLVELRGLGLDPRDLTRTGVHPEFGEVTLDQLLATWVVHDLAHLGQIARVMAKQYAEAVGPWQAYLTILRR, encoded by the coding sequence ATGCAGTTCGATCTCGATCAGAGCATCGCCGTCCTCGAGCGGACGCCGCGAGTACTCCGCGCCCTCCTCGGCGAGTTGGGCGACGACTGGACCCGCGCCAACGAAGGCCCCGAAAGCTGGAGCCCGTTCGACGTAGTCGGTCACCTGATCGACAGCGAGGAGACCAACTGGCTGCCTCGCATCCGCGTCATTCTGGACGGCGCCGGCGATCGGCGGTTCCCGCCGTTCGACCGGTTTCGGCACCTGACCCGAAATCAGGGTCGGGCCCTCCCGGAGTTGCTGGACCGGTTTGTCACCCTGCGGGCGGAGAGCCTGGTCGAACTGCGCGGGCTTGGACTCGATCCGAGGGACCTGACCCGAACTGGCGTGCATCCCGAGTTTGGCGAAGTTACCCTTGACCAGCTCCTGGCAACCTGGGTCGTCCACGATCTGGCCCATCTCGGCCAGATCGCCCGCGTCATGGCGAAGCAGTACGCCGAGGCCGTCGGCCCCTGGCAGGCATACCTGACCATCCTCCGACGTTAG
- a CDS encoding c-type cytochrome: MKMVLKILGVVVALALVVVLGGYIWATRTAGQIRSATYQAHVVDFPIPAPLDSAAAAGLDPAAAADSALASAVARGRHLVNSRYACIECHGEDLGGGTMIDAFPMGTLLGPNLTLGSGSVTASYTAREWDWAVRHGILPDGRPSMMPSEDFALMSDQELGDIISYIRSVPSVDRTMPAPTLGPIGKMLVATGRLPMPVARIEAHDQPHLRVPPPSEPTVAFGAHLAATCTGCHGSNLAGGPITAGDPSWPPARNLTPDPSGLASWEHQDFVRAMREGVRKDGTSIRMPMTLIMRYAQAMTDVELEALWVYLRSLPPVATSP, encoded by the coding sequence ATGAAGATGGTGTTGAAGATCCTGGGCGTGGTTGTGGCGCTGGCACTTGTCGTTGTCCTGGGTGGCTACATCTGGGCGACCCGCACGGCCGGACAGATTCGCTCGGCCACCTACCAGGCCCACGTGGTCGATTTTCCGATTCCGGCGCCGCTGGATAGCGCTGCTGCGGCCGGCCTCGATCCGGCGGCGGCCGCGGACTCGGCGCTCGCCAGCGCGGTGGCCCGCGGCCGCCACCTCGTCAACTCCCGCTACGCCTGCATCGAATGCCACGGCGAGGATCTCGGTGGCGGAACCATGATCGATGCCTTTCCCATGGGGACCTTGCTCGGCCCCAATCTGACGTTGGGCTCGGGCAGTGTGACGGCCAGCTACACCGCACGAGAGTGGGATTGGGCCGTCCGGCACGGCATTCTCCCGGATGGTCGGCCCTCGATGATGCCATCGGAGGATTTTGCCCTGATGTCCGATCAGGAGCTGGGGGACATCATCTCTTACATCCGCTCCGTCCCGTCGGTCGATCGAACCATGCCTGCGCCGACGCTGGGTCCGATCGGCAAGATGCTGGTGGCAACGGGCCGGTTGCCGATGCCGGTGGCCCGGATCGAGGCGCACGACCAGCCCCACCTGCGGGTTCCGCCGCCGTCCGAGCCCACGGTCGCCTTTGGTGCTCACCTGGCAGCGACCTGCACCGGATGTCATGGGTCGAACCTGGCCGGCGGCCCGATTACGGCCGGCGACCCGAGCTGGCCGCCGGCTCGGAATCTGACGCCGGACCCATCCGGCCTCGCCTCCTGGGAGCACCAGGACTTCGTCCGCGCGATGCGAGAGGGCGTCCGCAAGGACGGCACCTCGATCCGGATGCCGATGACGCTGATCATGCGGTACGCTCAGGCCATGACCGATGTCGAGCTGGAAGCGCTCTGGGTCTACCTGCGTTCGCTGCCACCGGTGGCAACGTCGCCCTGA
- a CDS encoding TlpA family protein disulfide reductase, with the protein MKQWIFVGAVVLGLVAGAWGLTKYGNRHLTVEVGRAAPDFTAQNLRTQEAFSLRDQYRNQVVLVNLWATWCLPCRKEMPDMEQLYRELGPHGFRIAAVSVDEGDLKGVLSFADEYDLTFDILHDGDGSVQKAFQTIMFPESFLIDREGVVVKKVLGEHPWSSDANRRLVAELLGIELGTPAPATPAGSSGG; encoded by the coding sequence ATGAAGCAGTGGATCTTCGTCGGGGCAGTGGTCCTTGGCCTCGTGGCCGGCGCCTGGGGCCTGACCAAGTACGGCAATCGGCATCTGACCGTCGAGGTTGGGCGGGCGGCGCCCGATTTTACGGCACAGAACCTCCGGACCCAGGAGGCATTCTCTCTTCGCGACCAGTACCGCAATCAGGTTGTCCTCGTCAACCTGTGGGCCACTTGGTGCCTGCCCTGCCGCAAGGAAATGCCGGATATGGAGCAGCTCTACCGTGAGCTCGGCCCTCATGGTTTCCGGATTGCCGCCGTCAGCGTCGACGAGGGTGATCTCAAGGGTGTCCTTTCCTTTGCCGACGAGTATGACCTCACCTTCGACATTCTCCACGACGGCGATGGCTCGGTCCAGAAGGCTTTCCAGACCATCATGTTCCCGGAAAGTTTCCTGATCGATCGGGAAGGCGTCGTGGTCAAGAAGGTTCTTGGTGAGCACCCGTGGAGTTCCGACGCCAATCGTCGACTGGTGGCCGAGCTCCTGGGTATCGAGTTGGGGACCCCTGCGCCGGCAACACCAGCGGGATCATCCGGTGGCTGA